A region from the Aeromicrobium choanae genome encodes:
- a CDS encoding nuclear transport factor 2 family protein, translating into MDHDTIADITQIQQLLARYAVYMSQHDVEGMVSRVFAPGGTYSAFGDVYSTTDFPRLMEAAPRGLYTTGLPLIELDGDTASGVQTLQFVAQATHELRIGYYTDTYTRTEDGWRLQTRRMTFMRRNGAHDSGRPHDPGRPTPSATNV; encoded by the coding sequence GTGGACCACGACACGATCGCCGACATCACCCAGATCCAGCAGCTGCTGGCCCGGTACGCCGTGTACATGAGCCAGCACGACGTCGAGGGGATGGTGTCCCGGGTGTTCGCACCGGGCGGGACGTACAGCGCATTCGGGGACGTCTACAGCACCACCGACTTCCCCCGCCTGATGGAGGCCGCACCCCGCGGGCTCTACACGACGGGCCTCCCCCTCATCGAGCTCGACGGCGACACCGCGTCGGGCGTCCAGACCCTGCAGTTCGTCGCCCAGGCGACCCACGAGCTGCGCATCGGCTACTACACCGACACCTACACCCGTACCGAGGACGGGTGGCGGCTCCAGACCCGCCGGATGACCTTCATGCGGCGCAACGGTGCGCACGACTCCGGCCGGCCGCACGACCCCGGCCGGCCGACGCCCAGCGCGACGAACGTCTGA
- a CDS encoding acyl-CoA dehydrogenase family protein has product MDLRTYRQELDEWIVHHHEDLTPTPEAFTGLEGQFAHLSKVKRLAYEAGFGRWGWPERVGGLGGAPLLRALLGERLTAGGYVQPGGWSMTEVLAPTMIDFASPELAAEVVPLLLRGDEHWCQGFSEPGSGSNLAALSCRAVRADDGWVVTGQKVWTSFAHLSDRCVLLTRTGPKESLHRGITALFVDMDTPGITVRPLRTMHGVDEFCEVFFDDVHVPADRLLGVEDGGWSIAMDLLPYERSTALWHRGAYVRRRFEDLLHDAHPDHLDPHAVGEVALQLFALRSVSRRTQHRISDGERLGAETSVDKLLLSSTEQAVYDLASEALAEAVTTGSDPASERWRSEFLYSRAATIYGGTTEIQRNVLARRVLGLAEEH; this is encoded by the coding sequence ATGGACCTCCGGACGTATCGGCAGGAGCTGGACGAGTGGATCGTCCACCACCACGAGGACCTCACCCCGACCCCTGAGGCCTTCACGGGCCTCGAGGGGCAGTTCGCCCACCTGTCCAAGGTGAAGCGGCTGGCCTACGAGGCCGGATTCGGGCGTTGGGGCTGGCCCGAGCGGGTCGGCGGGCTGGGCGGTGCGCCGCTCCTGCGAGCCCTCCTCGGCGAGCGACTGACGGCGGGCGGCTACGTCCAGCCGGGTGGCTGGTCGATGACCGAGGTCCTCGCCCCGACGATGATCGACTTCGCTTCCCCGGAGCTGGCGGCCGAGGTCGTGCCGCTGCTGCTGCGCGGCGACGAGCACTGGTGCCAAGGATTCTCCGAGCCCGGCAGCGGGAGCAACCTCGCGGCACTCTCGTGCCGCGCGGTGCGGGCGGACGACGGATGGGTGGTGACCGGCCAGAAGGTCTGGACGAGCTTCGCGCACCTGTCCGACCGCTGCGTCCTGCTGACGCGCACCGGGCCGAAGGAGTCGTTGCACCGGGGCATCACCGCGCTGTTCGTCGACATGGACACACCCGGGATCACGGTCCGGCCCCTGCGCACGATGCACGGGGTGGACGAGTTCTGCGAGGTCTTCTTCGACGACGTCCACGTGCCCGCCGACCGGCTGCTCGGCGTCGAGGACGGCGGGTGGTCGATCGCGATGGACCTGCTGCCCTACGAGCGCAGCACGGCCCTGTGGCACCGCGGCGCCTACGTGCGCCGCCGCTTCGAGGACCTGCTCCACGACGCCCACCCCGACCACCTCGACCCGCACGCCGTCGGCGAGGTCGCGTTGCAGCTGTTCGCCCTGCGCTCGGTGTCGCGGCGCACGCAGCACCGCATCTCCGACGGCGAACGTCTCGGCGCGGAGACCTCGGTCGACAAGCTCCTGCTCAGCTCGACCGAGCAGGCGGTCTACGACCTGGCGTCCGAGGCACTGGCGGAAGCGGTGACCACCGGATCCGATCCGGCGAGCGAGCGCTGGCGCTCGGAGTTCCTGTACTCCCGCGCCGCCACCATCTACGGCGGCACGACCGAGATCCAGCGCAACGTGCTGGCCCGGCGCGTGCTCGGACTGGCTGAGGAGCACTGA
- a CDS encoding acyl-CoA dehydrogenase family protein, whose protein sequence is MDRTELDLFAGSVAGALARTGGADVDAALAQVGWHDALQEWGGPAIGVVLEAQGRATATSGALDDVLATACGLATPHAVLLPRLGGHALPAHVDGNRITVHAHAGSRLAHADRVAILVGDDDEVAVIEVPAEALTRTAVQGIDPDLGLLSVTADLSRDEVGDGTEVDWDRVLAFGRIAVASELVGVARATLELGIDHANSRIQFGAPIAAFQAVRHRLADTFVTVEGAAAAVAACCDQAGPGGPEPLTPAHALMAKALAGNAARLATKHVQQVLAGIGFTAEHPFHHHLRRAMLLERMLGSTDDLTAETGRLAIAQGRVPMELAL, encoded by the coding sequence ATGGACCGAACCGAGCTCGACCTCTTCGCCGGGAGCGTCGCGGGGGCACTGGCCCGCACGGGCGGTGCCGACGTCGACGCCGCCCTCGCGCAGGTGGGCTGGCACGACGCGTTGCAGGAATGGGGTGGGCCTGCCATCGGTGTCGTGCTCGAGGCCCAGGGCCGGGCGACCGCCACCTCCGGCGCTCTCGACGACGTCCTGGCGACCGCCTGCGGGCTGGCGACCCCCCACGCGGTCCTGCTGCCCCGTCTCGGCGGTCATGCGCTGCCGGCCCACGTGGACGGCAACCGCATCACGGTCCACGCGCACGCGGGCTCGCGCCTCGCGCACGCGGACCGCGTGGCGATCCTGGTCGGTGACGACGACGAGGTCGCGGTGATCGAGGTGCCCGCCGAGGCGCTCACCCGCACGGCCGTCCAGGGGATCGACCCGGACCTCGGCCTGCTCTCGGTGACGGCGGACCTGTCGCGCGACGAGGTCGGGGACGGCACCGAGGTCGACTGGGACCGCGTCCTGGCGTTCGGCCGGATCGCTGTGGCGAGTGAGCTCGTCGGAGTCGCTCGCGCCACGCTCGAGCTCGGCATCGACCATGCGAACTCCCGCATCCAGTTCGGTGCCCCGATCGCCGCGTTCCAGGCCGTCCGACACCGGCTGGCCGACACGTTCGTGACGGTGGAGGGCGCAGCGGCCGCGGTGGCGGCCTGCTGCGACCAGGCCGGTCCCGGCGGTCCCGAGCCCCTGACGCCGGCGCACGCCCTGATGGCCAAGGCGCTGGCGGGCAACGCCGCGCGGCTGGCCACGAAGCACGTCCAGCAGGTGCTCGCGGGCATCGGCTTCACCGCGGAGCATCCGTTCCACCACCACCTGCGGCGGGCGATGCTGCTCGAGCGGATGCTCGGCTCCACCGACGACCTGACCGCCGAGACGGGCCGGCTCGCGATCGCGCAGGGACGTGTGCCCATGGAGCTCGCGCTCTGA
- a CDS encoding acyl-CoA dehydrogenase family protein, which produces MDFGDSPEEARFRQRLRGWLAENNPGLPASSTSDAYWAGQAPWHRALHGAGFFGMSWPPEAGGQGLPSVYDVILDEELAAAGAPPRPSVGYLVQGIMRHAGDEARARFIPGIVSGRDRWCQGFSEPGAGSDLAALRTRAVRDGDEYVITGHKVWTSYSDQADWCLVLARTDPEAPKHRGISAFAVRMDQPGIQQRPLRMINGITREFGEVTFDGARARAEDMIGEPGEGWALAMTVVSHEREPGELGFVSRYRKAVRELTEHARSAPGGYDVEALHTLGWSLIGSEMLHHHVRRRLSDRLDGVTHGPEGSVDKLLMIEVEQQVGHAALRASTLHPDRDEDTWLKMYLYSRAQSVMGGTAQIQRNLVATRILGLPTS; this is translated from the coding sequence ATGGACTTCGGTGACTCTCCCGAGGAAGCACGCTTCCGGCAGCGCCTGCGCGGCTGGCTGGCCGAGAACAACCCGGGCCTGCCCGCGTCCTCGACGTCCGACGCGTACTGGGCCGGCCAGGCGCCGTGGCACCGGGCGCTCCACGGGGCCGGCTTCTTCGGCATGTCCTGGCCGCCGGAGGCCGGCGGTCAGGGTCTGCCCTCGGTCTACGACGTGATCCTCGACGAGGAGCTCGCCGCGGCGGGCGCCCCGCCGCGACCCAGTGTCGGCTATCTCGTCCAGGGCATCATGCGCCACGCCGGCGACGAGGCACGAGCCCGCTTCATCCCGGGCATCGTCAGCGGCCGCGACCGCTGGTGCCAGGGCTTCAGCGAGCCGGGCGCCGGCTCCGACCTGGCCGCGCTGCGCACCCGCGCCGTGCGCGACGGTGACGAGTACGTCATCACCGGCCACAAGGTCTGGACCAGCTACTCCGACCAGGCCGACTGGTGCCTCGTGCTGGCGCGGACCGACCCGGAGGCACCCAAGCATCGCGGGATCTCCGCGTTCGCGGTGCGGATGGACCAGCCCGGCATCCAGCAGCGTCCGCTGCGGATGATCAACGGCATCACGCGCGAGTTCGGAGAGGTCACCTTCGACGGCGCCCGGGCCCGGGCCGAGGACATGATCGGCGAGCCGGGGGAGGGCTGGGCGCTGGCGATGACCGTCGTCAGCCACGAGCGCGAGCCCGGTGAGCTGGGCTTCGTCTCCCGCTACCGCAAGGCCGTGCGCGAGCTCACCGAGCACGCCCGGAGCGCGCCCGGCGGCTACGACGTCGAGGCGCTCCACACGCTCGGCTGGTCGCTGATCGGCAGCGAGATGCTGCACCACCACGTCCGGCGGCGACTGTCCGACCGCCTCGACGGTGTCACGCACGGTCCCGAGGGCTCCGTGGACAAGCTGCTGATGATCGAGGTGGAGCAGCAGGTGGGCCATGCGGCCCTGCGTGCCAGCACCCTGCACCCCGATCGCGACGAGGACACGTGGCTGAAGATGTACCTCTACAGCCGGGCCCAGAGCGTCATGGGCGGAACGGCCCAGATCCAGCGGAACCTCGTGGCGACGCGGATCCTGGGACTACCCACCTCGTAG
- a CDS encoding acyl-CoA dehydrogenase family protein: MDVRLAPEQVALRQTARKLVAGHGPHSVADLDDGDRAARLDAAVAAAGWRELRDVGEGNLPLASGVEVAIVAEELGRGAADVAFIGPVLAADLARRAGRPELAGTTIALSPDLRRLGHATGTDAEGDLVAVDATSSTAALVLRDGAGGIGLEQCPLRPPVARTDLTRAVAGVDLSRASVLEGTQALSPDDLAAWSALALAALSADLVGVMRGAVELARDYATVREQYGSPIGAFQSVQHLIADAHVATEGAYSLTLHAAWAADALEPSAALLAAREAKAYASRAARSVCETAIQVHGGIGNTWECMAHVYLRRALHSSDILGGADASLAYVLAQHGLEVGAHGLR; this comes from the coding sequence GTGGACGTTCGGCTCGCTCCCGAGCAGGTCGCGCTGCGGCAGACCGCTCGCAAGCTCGTCGCCGGCCATGGGCCGCACAGTGTCGCCGATCTGGACGACGGCGACCGTGCCGCTCGGCTGGACGCGGCCGTCGCGGCCGCCGGTTGGCGCGAACTCAGGGACGTCGGTGAGGGGAACCTCCCCTTGGCCTCAGGTGTCGAGGTCGCGATCGTCGCCGAGGAGCTCGGTCGCGGTGCGGCCGACGTGGCCTTCATCGGCCCCGTGCTGGCGGCGGACCTGGCCCGTCGTGCCGGCCGGCCCGAGCTCGCCGGCACCACGATCGCCCTGAGCCCCGACCTGCGCCGGCTCGGCCACGCGACCGGCACCGACGCCGAAGGCGACCTGGTCGCCGTGGACGCGACGTCCAGCACGGCCGCGCTGGTCCTGCGGGACGGCGCCGGAGGCATCGGACTCGAGCAGTGCCCCCTGCGACCCCCGGTGGCGCGAACCGACCTCACACGCGCCGTCGCGGGCGTCGACCTCTCGCGTGCGTCCGTGCTCGAGGGCACGCAGGCGCTGAGTCCGGACGACCTCGCCGCCTGGTCCGCCCTGGCGCTGGCCGCGCTGTCGGCAGATCTCGTCGGCGTCATGCGAGGAGCCGTGGAGCTGGCGCGGGACTACGCCACGGTGCGCGAGCAGTACGGCTCGCCCATCGGCGCCTTCCAGAGTGTGCAGCACCTGATCGCCGACGCCCACGTGGCGACCGAAGGGGCCTACAGCCTGACGCTGCACGCTGCCTGGGCGGCGGACGCGCTCGAGCCGAGCGCGGCGCTCCTCGCCGCCCGCGAGGCGAAGGCGTACGCCAGCCGCGCGGCGCGATCGGTCTGCGAGACCGCGATCCAGGTACACGGCGGCATCGGCAACACCTGGGAGTGCATGGCGCACGTGTACCTGCGCCGGGCCCTGCACTCCAGCGACATCCTGGGAGGAGCCGACGCCAGCCTGGCGTACGTGCTCGCCCAGCACGGACTCGAGGTTGGTGCCCATGGACTTCGGTGA
- a CDS encoding AMP-binding protein, with product MVENQDSWPSIAAMVHDRATANADEVAIVEDERALTYAELLESARRFAGALVADGVGPRDRVAVWAPNGTEWIVSVLGIHLAGATLIPVNTRFKGFEASDLLQRGRVSVLVTVTDFLGTDYVDLLQSSESVELPDLRTIVVARGPATAPGVGWTDFLARATTADLDEVDRRRDAVQPDDPADILFTSGTTGVPKGVVSGQRQSLAVASDWARMTGLRRGDRYLMVNPYFHMFGLKAGILVSVMTGARMLPMPVFDAGRALALVEQHAVTVFPGPPTLYQSVLDHPDRDHVDLSSLRVAVTGAADIPVELIRRIYAELPFDVVVSGYGLTEAGTAASTAHDDSPETIATTVGRARPGFEIRLVDSFDVPVPAGAVGQILVRGPSVMSGYLDEPATTESVLTDDGWLRTGDLGTHLPDGTLRIVGRTKEMFLVGGFNAYPAEIEQILMRHPAISAAAVVAVPDERLGEVGTAFVVAREPLDAASVIAWAREHMANYKVPRFVTVLDDLPLTATGKVHKSALHQRAITERTS from the coding sequence GTGGTCGAGAACCAGGACAGCTGGCCGAGCATCGCCGCGATGGTGCACGACCGCGCGACCGCCAACGCGGACGAGGTGGCGATCGTCGAGGACGAGCGAGCGCTGACGTATGCCGAGCTGCTCGAGAGCGCTCGCCGGTTCGCGGGCGCCCTGGTGGCCGACGGTGTCGGTCCTCGTGATCGCGTCGCCGTCTGGGCCCCCAACGGCACCGAGTGGATCGTCTCGGTCCTCGGGATCCATCTCGCCGGCGCCACCTTGATCCCCGTCAACACGCGCTTCAAGGGCTTCGAGGCGTCCGACCTCCTCCAGCGCGGCCGGGTCAGCGTCCTCGTGACGGTGACCGACTTCCTCGGCACCGACTACGTCGACCTGCTCCAGTCCTCCGAGAGCGTGGAGCTCCCCGACCTTCGCACGATCGTCGTGGCGCGAGGACCCGCCACGGCGCCGGGCGTCGGCTGGACCGACTTCCTCGCCCGCGCGACCACCGCGGACCTCGACGAGGTGGATCGGCGACGCGACGCCGTCCAGCCGGACGACCCTGCCGACATCCTGTTCACGTCCGGGACGACCGGCGTCCCGAAGGGCGTCGTCTCCGGACAGCGCCAGTCCCTGGCCGTCGCCAGCGACTGGGCCCGGATGACTGGACTGCGGCGCGGTGACCGGTACCTCATGGTGAACCCGTACTTCCACATGTTCGGGCTGAAGGCCGGCATCCTCGTGAGCGTCATGACCGGTGCGCGCATGCTGCCCATGCCCGTGTTCGACGCCGGACGCGCGCTCGCCCTCGTCGAGCAGCACGCCGTCACGGTGTTCCCCGGGCCCCCGACCCTCTACCAGTCGGTGCTCGACCACCCGGACCGCGATCACGTCGACCTCTCCTCCTTGAGGGTCGCCGTCACGGGCGCTGCCGACATCCCGGTCGAGCTGATCCGCCGCATCTACGCCGAGCTGCCCTTCGACGTGGTCGTCTCGGGCTACGGGCTGACCGAGGCCGGCACGGCCGCCAGCACGGCCCACGACGACTCGCCCGAGACGATCGCGACCACGGTGGGCCGCGCGCGACCGGGCTTCGAGATCCGCCTCGTCGACTCCTTCGACGTCCCGGTCCCGGCCGGCGCGGTCGGCCAGATCCTCGTCCGCGGCCCGTCGGTGATGAGCGGCTACCTCGACGAGCCGGCCACGACCGAGTCGGTGCTCACCGACGACGGCTGGCTGAGGACGGGCGACCTGGGCACGCACCTTCCCGACGGCACCCTGCGCATCGTCGGACGCACCAAGGAGATGTTCCTCGTCGGCGGCTTCAACGCCTACCCCGCTGAGATCGAGCAGATCCTCATGCGGCATCCCGCCATCAGCGCCGCCGCCGTCGTGGCCGTCCCGGACGAGCGCCTCGGCGAGGTCGGCACGGCCTTCGTCGTGGCCAGGGAGCCGCTCGACGCGGCCTCGGTCATCGCCTGGGCCCGCGAGCACATGGCCAACTACAAGGTCCCGAGATTCGTCACGGTGCTCGACGACCTCCCCCTCACCGCGACCGGCAAGGTCCACAAGTCGGCGCTGCACCAGCGCGCCATCACCGAAAGGACGTCATGA
- the fabG gene encoding 3-oxoacyl-ACP reductase FabG, producing the protein MNTFQDRVALVTGAAQGLGAQVAKELAEQGAKVAVLDLDESRTAAVVEEIRRNGGEAIGVGADVGVSEQAEAAVARAVEAFGGLHVLVNNAGITRDNLLFKMTDDDWDSVMHVHLRGTFAMTRAAQRSMVEQRYGRIVNLSSTAALGNRGQANYSAAKMGLQGFTRTVALELGPMGITANCVAPGYIDTEMTRAVAERMGVSLEERVAEYAARMPLRRVGQPGDIANAVLFFASERSSFVTGQVLYVDGGRWLV; encoded by the coding sequence ATGAACACCTTCCAGGACCGCGTGGCACTCGTCACCGGCGCAGCACAGGGGCTCGGCGCCCAGGTCGCCAAGGAGCTCGCGGAGCAGGGCGCCAAGGTCGCCGTGCTCGACCTCGACGAGTCACGGACGGCGGCGGTGGTCGAGGAGATCCGCCGCAACGGCGGCGAGGCCATCGGGGTCGGCGCGGACGTCGGCGTGAGCGAGCAGGCCGAGGCGGCCGTGGCCCGCGCCGTCGAGGCGTTCGGGGGCCTGCACGTCCTGGTGAACAACGCCGGGATCACGCGCGACAACCTGCTGTTCAAGATGACCGACGACGACTGGGACAGCGTGATGCACGTGCACCTGCGCGGCACCTTCGCGATGACCCGCGCCGCCCAGCGCAGCATGGTGGAGCAGAGGTACGGGCGCATCGTGAACCTCTCCTCGACGGCCGCGCTCGGGAACCGGGGGCAGGCGAACTACTCCGCCGCGAAGATGGGCCTGCAGGGCTTCACCCGCACGGTCGCGCTCGAGCTGGGCCCGATGGGGATCACCGCCAACTGCGTGGCTCCCGGCTACATCGACACGGAGATGACCCGGGCCGTCGCCGAGCGCATGGGGGTGTCGCTGGAGGAGCGCGTCGCCGAGTACGCCGCGCGCATGCCGCTGCGCCGCGTCGGCCAGCCGGGCGACATCGCCAACGCCGTGCTCTTCTTCGCCTCGGAGCGGTCGAGCTTCGTCACCGGACAGGTGCTCTACGTCGACGGCGGGCGGTGGCTGGTGTGA
- a CDS encoding acyl-CoA dehydrogenase family protein has protein sequence MSTIATDDLPTEDEIRTAVRDLAGRFDDAYWAERDERTEFPWEFYNAFAEAGWLGIAIPTKYGGAGMGIAAASALLYEIAASGAGMNGCSPFHLTIFGLNLVAKHGGDALCEELLPRAADGTLHVCFAITEPDAGSDTSRIRTQARRDGSDWVINGRKVWITKAAQSEKAVMLVRTSPAPEGGRPTDGLSMFVVDLQNDSVEMRAIPKMGRNAVSSYELFIDDLRVPASALVGEEGKGFRYLLDGINPERILLANEALGIGRAALRRAVAYAKDRVVFDRPIGQNQGVAFPLAEAAMRLDAAEAMARIAAQKYDRGEPCGREANTAKFLCADAGFQAADAAVQTHGGFGFAREYHVERYFRESRLMRIAPVSQEMVLNYVSEHVLGLPKSY, from the coding sequence GTGAGCACCATCGCCACGGACGACCTGCCCACCGAGGACGAGATCCGCACCGCCGTCCGCGACCTCGCCGGTCGCTTCGACGACGCCTACTGGGCCGAGCGCGACGAGCGGACCGAGTTCCCCTGGGAGTTCTACAACGCCTTCGCCGAGGCCGGCTGGCTCGGGATCGCCATCCCGACGAAGTACGGCGGTGCCGGGATGGGCATCGCCGCGGCGTCTGCTCTGCTGTACGAGATCGCCGCCTCCGGCGCCGGCATGAACGGCTGCAGTCCGTTCCACCTGACGATCTTCGGGCTGAACCTGGTGGCCAAGCACGGCGGCGACGCCCTGTGCGAGGAGCTGCTCCCCCGAGCCGCCGACGGCACCCTCCACGTCTGCTTCGCCATCACGGAGCCCGACGCGGGGTCCGACACGAGCCGCATCCGGACCCAGGCGCGACGCGACGGGTCGGACTGGGTCATCAACGGCCGCAAGGTGTGGATCACCAAGGCGGCCCAGTCGGAGAAGGCCGTCATGCTGGTCCGGACGAGTCCGGCTCCCGAGGGCGGCCGGCCCACCGACGGGCTCTCGATGTTCGTGGTGGACCTGCAGAACGACAGCGTCGAGATGCGGGCCATTCCCAAGATGGGGCGCAACGCGGTCTCCTCCTACGAGCTCTTCATCGACGACCTCCGCGTCCCCGCCAGCGCTCTCGTGGGCGAGGAGGGCAAGGGGTTCCGCTACCTGCTCGACGGCATCAATCCCGAGCGCATCCTGCTGGCCAACGAGGCCCTCGGGATCGGTCGCGCCGCCCTGCGGCGTGCCGTGGCCTACGCCAAGGATCGGGTCGTCTTCGACCGGCCGATCGGCCAGAACCAGGGCGTCGCCTTCCCGCTCGCGGAGGCCGCCATGCGCCTCGACGCGGCCGAGGCGATGGCGCGCATCGCCGCGCAGAAGTACGACCGCGGGGAGCCGTGCGGCCGCGAGGCGAACACGGCGAAGTTCCTCTGTGCCGACGCCGGCTTCCAGGCCGCCGACGCGGCCGTGCAGACGCACGGCGGCTTCGGCTTCGCGCGGGAGTACCACGTCGAGCGGTACTTCCGGGAGTCCCGCCTCATGCGGATCGCCCCGGTGAGCCAGGAGATGGTGCTCAACTACGTGAGCGAGCACGTCCTCGGCCTGCCGAAGTCGTACTGA
- a CDS encoding FAS1-like dehydratase domain-containing protein, with translation MDDLSPEGATWMRAWDPVVSRVGELIDEDRVTFGPDRVEPGAIRRYLEPIELDSAIHTDVEAARRHGWPGIVAPYTSVWSALLPAVWSPERGPLYPEGAGRDAQPAWSPIGDDVVPGAPATSAVFGADLSLEFDRPLLVGERAGAGPRRLVACTPKETRVGRGAFVRFERDVVVESGERVCRMSAEIYLYDPHPAKGADGD, from the coding sequence GTGGACGACCTCAGCCCCGAGGGGGCAACCTGGATGCGGGCCTGGGACCCGGTGGTCTCGCGCGTGGGCGAGCTGATCGACGAGGACCGGGTGACGTTCGGCCCGGACCGGGTGGAGCCCGGAGCGATCCGCCGGTACCTCGAGCCGATCGAGCTGGACTCGGCGATCCACACCGACGTCGAGGCCGCTCGGCGACACGGCTGGCCCGGCATCGTGGCGCCGTACACGTCCGTGTGGTCGGCGCTGCTGCCCGCGGTCTGGAGCCCCGAGCGCGGGCCGCTGTATCCCGAGGGCGCCGGCCGCGATGCCCAGCCCGCGTGGAGCCCGATCGGCGACGACGTCGTCCCCGGCGCCCCCGCGACGAGTGCGGTGTTCGGCGCCGACCTGTCACTGGAGTTCGACCGGCCCCTTCTCGTCGGCGAGCGGGCCGGCGCCGGACCGCGCCGGCTGGTGGCGTGCACACCGAAGGAGACCCGCGTCGGGCGCGGCGCCTTCGTGCGCTTCGAGCGCGACGTGGTGGTGGAGTCGGGCGAGCGCGTGTGCCGCATGAGCGCCGAGATCTATCTCTACGACCCGCATCCGGCGAAAGGGGCCGACGGTGACTGA
- a CDS encoding hotdog family protein yields the protein MTDLTTRTFASVSVGEALPVVTYPLTVHRLVVAAGSTRDHTAIHHNDDHARATGAPGMYASAILLQGMWERSVRDWAGPGARIAALRGFRMRRFTVVGSLVEVHGEVVSLQPSRSGGLVELAMSTVVDGTITVGPGSVLVALD from the coding sequence GTGACTGACCTGACCACGAGGACGTTCGCGAGCGTGTCGGTCGGCGAGGCGCTGCCCGTCGTGACGTACCCGCTGACCGTCCACCGGCTGGTGGTGGCGGCCGGCTCGACGCGCGACCACACGGCGATCCACCACAACGACGACCACGCCCGGGCGACGGGAGCACCCGGGATGTACGCCAGCGCCATCCTGCTCCAGGGCATGTGGGAGCGCTCCGTACGGGACTGGGCGGGACCCGGTGCGCGGATCGCGGCACTCCGGGGCTTCCGCATGCGCCGGTTCACCGTGGTCGGCTCCCTCGTCGAGGTGCACGGCGAGGTCGTGTCGCTGCAGCCCTCCCGCTCGGGCGGACTGGTCGAGCTGGCCATGAGCACCGTGGTCGACGGGACGATCACCGTCGGCCCGGGATCCGTCCTCGTCGCGCTGGACTGA
- a CDS encoding substrate-binding domain-containing protein, with protein MKVGIIVSETGVFSTQAKDFQNGFNAAIEHLTDGTGEVDGHKIEVMVGDDTGDAAVGTAKAKEFLGQGATILAGTTDSAVAVAVAEQAVQNNAMFIGGTAGTTAFVGMDKKVFGTAGSSPAGQMIVPKILGDDLKGKTLVTVDQDYAFGQTMAKAYKAQLEPLGVKVVSYLLPVSTSDFTPTMLKVEKDAPDFITTTWAGKGYNQLLGSLDSQGLLDDATFFKPLLLKSDWAPVGEALGDSVDNSTFYLSYFAGATGNEADEALQAYSKANDHAIEYDDAVGWHAGAMVVRAIQEGGTDTEAMAEALQGHSFEGPAGEVIIRAEDNQVTVPQFTVRLVEKDGEWGVEILDEFTAKELEPPVVNALKQ; from the coding sequence GTGAAGGTGGGGATCATCGTGTCCGAGACCGGCGTCTTCTCGACGCAGGCCAAGGACTTCCAGAACGGCTTCAACGCCGCCATCGAGCACCTGACCGACGGCACCGGTGAGGTGGACGGCCACAAGATCGAGGTCATGGTCGGCGACGACACCGGGGACGCGGCCGTCGGCACCGCCAAGGCGAAGGAGTTCCTGGGCCAGGGAGCGACCATCCTGGCCGGCACGACCGACTCCGCCGTCGCCGTGGCGGTCGCGGAGCAGGCCGTCCAGAACAACGCGATGTTCATCGGCGGAACCGCCGGCACCACCGCGTTCGTCGGGATGGACAAGAAGGTCTTCGGCACGGCCGGATCCTCCCCGGCGGGCCAGATGATCGTGCCCAAGATCCTCGGCGACGACCTCAAGGGCAAGACGCTCGTCACGGTCGACCAGGACTACGCGTTCGGCCAGACCATGGCGAAGGCCTACAAGGCCCAGCTCGAGCCGCTCGGGGTGAAGGTCGTCTCCTACCTGCTGCCGGTCAGCACGTCGGACTTCACGCCCACGATGCTGAAGGTGGAGAAGGATGCACCGGACTTCATCACCACCACGTGGGCCGGCAAGGGCTACAACCAGCTGCTCGGCTCGCTCGACAGCCAGGGCCTGCTCGACGACGCGACCTTCTTCAAGCCGCTGCTGCTCAAGAGCGACTGGGCGCCGGTCGGCGAGGCCCTCGGGGACAGCGTCGACAACTCGACGTTTTACCTGTCGTACTTCGCCGGGGCCACCGGCAACGAGGCCGACGAGGCGCTGCAGGCGTACTCGAAGGCCAACGACCACGCGATCGAGTACGACGACGCCGTGGGCTGGCACGCCGGGGCGATGGTGGTCCGGGCGATCCAGGAGGGTGGCACCGACACCGAGGCGATGGCCGAGGCGCTGCAGGGCCACTCCTTCGAGGGCCCGGCCGGCGAGGTCATCATCCGCGCCGAGGACAACCAGGTGACGGTGCCGCAGTTCACCGTGCGCCTCGTGGAGAAGGACGGCGAGTGGGGGGTCGAGATCCTCGACGAGTTCACCGCGAAGGAGCTCGAGCCGCCGGTGGTCAACGCGTTGAAGCAGTGA